CTTTCCTCAATTTTAGTTGATGAACTACCAGCAGTCCTGTGTAATAATGGTAATATGTATATTGTAATAGCCAGGGGCGTATTCAGGACGATATGTTAGGGGGGCACGACCCGGGGGGgtaatatttgaacatttttatctctaaaaataacattttatgctattttggacGTTAAAATTAAGCAATTCATGGGTCGTcgggaaacatttttttgctaaaatatattggtggagcagaatatatttttttataggttaatattatCCTCTTAATATATGAAATGCTTTTGGTAGGTTGGCACGTGCCCCCTGAGACttctcccacccccccccccaaccccaccCCGACTACGCCcctggatataaattttttacttcatagtAGCGTATTTATCCCTTTCGCATCCTTAAGAGCCTGgcccagtgacgtaactaggaatatgcattgggagtgggggaagggttAGGCCTGAGGGGCGCGATCTCCCCCCCAGGCATGccattatgaaaaatggcatgcctggaagtacattttacatcattttatgcttaaaatttaactcacggcagatgcagttattatacggaAAAACTagtcaatggttttaaatattctttttatttctctgaggctgggggaatctatcccccttcGTGGAGGAATTTATCCCGCTCATACCACCCCCatcgttacgccactgacctgACCTATGTAACTCCCTACGGGccatcccttacccttcttcgcATCCACCTACCCTTGGACGATCGTTTTCATATAGAGATTATAGgactttcatatccttcatttcccTCCAGGCAAGCGAAAACGGCAGGGCGACTGTCAAGACGCGTATCCGCCCGGAAGGAGCGAGGAGGCCTCCCGGGATGATGTCCCTCCATCGGCAGAGGTTGAGGCGAGGGAAATTCCACCACCCCCCAATCCGCCGATGGAGGGCGAAGGAGATGAAGAAATCATCCCGGGTTGGCTTTTTGAGCGACACCATATTGGGGCGGGTGATGCTGGCCCAGTTATGGGCCAGGACCCTCCACGGCACATGCCGAGGGCCTTTCAAGGCGTCGAGGGGATCGGCTACCTCAACTTCCACTTGCGAATTACTGCGGAGGAAGTGGAAGGGCAGTGGGTGATCCGCAGGGTAGAGGTAGTCGCCCCCCTCGACGTCTTGGTGGTCTACCCGGGCCACCCAGCCTTCGCCGTGGAGGTGCGATTTCCGCCGGCCGGGCCCCATGGAGACGGTCCCGCTTGAGGCCCGCAGCCGGCCTCCATCAAGAGGTGAGTGAATCATCTTTTGCGTGGCAATAATGAGTATTTTGAACACTTTGAAGCCCCAGCCCTATCCAATCTCACGGGATACCATGCATTACCATCACATCGAGATATAAAATTCGTGAATACTTACACATTCATTGGTACCATCAGTTATCAACTCATAGCTCTTGATGTTGGTTCGCTAAGTAGTCTGCATTTACTAACTACACAGCAAACCGCCActataggcgtgtggcagaggttgTTGAATCACCAGCCGCggacaaaaaaatgttaaaagtaaataAGGTGCTTATTAGAGATATTCAACTGCATAATCCCAACCAGAATTTATTAAAACGACCGGAATTATCTCGAATATTCTTGGAAACAACAAATGCCTAAACATCCGcacagcaaaatatctctcttgcgTGATCGTTTCTGTATCTGTGAGTTAAACTCGCCCCAACCAGCCAatttactaatgaaattttaaaatagcgcATGTGTAATGCTGGAAGCTGAGAATATTGTTTgcgtgaagagaaaaatgaaattattagaacgagatcaataagaaaaaatgaacaatgatAAATAAACGCATGCAAACAATCAATCGATCgatcaataacaattttttggacaattttgacatatttttgcGCAAGCCCGAGTATTCCTCGGGAAATATTTCCCTCCAGGGACTCGGGCCCGATTAGAACTAGGGCTGTCGTATTTGATTCCGTGGAAAAGAATTCCGTACGTTTTTCTCGAGCCCCAACTATTCAGCCTTTTTATTAAGCTCTTTATCTAGTCTTGCTTAAaagcaggaatggcaagtgaaacgaaaggaaaggcaagaccagtgaaatttcaatagtttcgttccctggagcgaaatgtagaaacgaaacgaaatgaatttaatcCCGGGGAGCTAAAGTTagggtcagtggcgccgactccatggggcctgagccccctcaaaaattcgttgtgaggaaaaaaatgtgtcgggcttgtcgattttccccgtaatatccaaatatcgagatccgagttatcagggttctaatgttgatcatattactcttctaaaatgcttaaaaaacttaaaactcactacttataaaatttgtcggggcaagatccccggcaagatcccccccctccctccccccaatattttttgtaagtcggcatccctgctcagggtcgaaacgaaatcggagtcgaaactacttcgggtcgaaactttacttaaactctgggacgaaacgaaacacagttAATGTTTGGCACCGGAGGtaacacgtgcttcaccttcgaacagttaagtttcgacccacacaccgagcacgaagtgtggttgaatgaagtagaggttcggctaccgccattaaatgcatggtGCACTCGAATTTTTACTACTAACAGGGGAACGGTGAGCGCAAACTGGCAGTATATatgtttaacctctctacatgcaTGTCAAACTtcatgggtcgaaactattctctcttatccccctccactcagcttctggtatcgaaacttaactatgaggagcggagttttgattaatttagtttcgttgccgggagtaaagtttcgtcccgggttgaaactgaACCCctgggtgattttaatttcgtgcggaaacgaaaataaacctaagcctagtattttcgtttccctccgggtcgaaacgaaatattttcgtttcgtttcacttaccatgCCTGCTTAAAAGGTGATGTCATTTAGCGGTTCCTGAATTTCTTTTTCGGATTaggaaatgttttattaaaacaaaTCAAAAGCCCTTGGCTTTTCACAACCTATACATGTAAAATCCACGGGCTTCAAAATGTTACGACGTGGGACCAATCCCCAGTGCGAGTATAGTATGGCCTACAGCTTCAAAATTCAATGATGAACGAATACTTCTTGTCCTTTTTTCTCACTGACATGCCTCGAGTTTATTGGATTTGTATGTCGAGGGAATGAGAAGGAGAGAGTAGGGGGTGGGATTTTGTTCTAACTCGAGAAGGACCGGGGTCGCTGCATAGATGGACCCATATCCGTCATTTTAGCGTGtggtaatcatttaaaatattccttcGTTTCTGTTAAAATTATCAGATAAATTCATTATACATaaccttttccttatttttcaatacaactgagtaatttgttacaaataattttaaaattaaaaattaaaaatgtacagtTGTTACGTCTCTCCTGCCTCGCCATCCTTAGCTTACCACACGTCAATCATTATGGCAGATACGAtgcttattttaattcaaaatgtaattttcaaggaatttcgaATGCATGAACGTGCTAATTAAATCATCAAAATGGCCAGGTTGCCCGTCAATATGACAAATCAGGTTCCTCGAGCAGTGGCGTAGAAGTGgcgggggggttttggggaaacccctcccccccccccccccacgcgagagctcaaatgaaattttaaagttaaatccaatttacttaattggatttatattactcatagaataatgtaaggatacatgaaATATCGCCCAGAAACCCTTTAAACTCActgttttgaaccattaatcatattttttttctgggggagggcccccgcacctcccactttCGTGGCGGGTATTCTATAACCCCCAGACCCCCTGAATTAGTTGCGCATAAACCCCCCCTAACTTTAATTCCAGGCTGCGCCGCTGTCTTCGAGTGctaaacagaattaggtacagcaatcgatacatgggcgtaccaagcgagggggagcagggggcagctgcccccccccccagcagaaaaagtaaatttagttcaaatcgaaatttttgaacaaattttcttttaattcaagaaaattgatatataacatatataattaaaatagaaatattgtttcgatcaaattattttaaaaattaataaagcgctgttatttttgtttccttaactttttctttGTTACAACTTGTACGACCATGGAAtgtccccctctagttttgatcctgggtatgcccttgaagTGATAGAAAAAGTAAGCAAAAACGTGATGGCCAAGGGGTACTTTAAAGTGAGTCTccgttttgtgctgacatcgagggGAAATTGAAATGCTCCTCTAAATATCAAGTCGAtcacgtttgttttctttacctaatttctccACCAAACtctgttctgaaaaaaaatcacttgtaccccttggcgtCTCACCCACCTCATTTGTAGCTGAAttatttgcgctatgagggaagggtggggaaagaAAGGCTGAGAGAGACTCGGCTTTGCCATTAGCCTGATCTTGACAAAAGGCGCCGAGGAGACCACGGTTTGAATTTCCATCCGACAGTagtgacaaggagacatcgcaaAAGTGATTTTCGGGATCTACAttcggatgttattttctgaaactatataggtaaggtagaaaaagtgtcacggtcAAAGTgtcaaaaattgatattaaatttaaaaaatcgtgaagtaactaaataaaacgaatgggtgatttcaaaaattagaagagagaaaaactatTTCCGACACTGGGACTCGGTCCCTAGACACTTTATACAGGTTTAATAACTAGCGCCCTAGACCACACCGCCATGGCCATATTTGAGAGATGGAGTTTACTCAATGGAtgtgatgctgcgcgaaatctttacaagcgagcatctctcgaacccgggcatatgtggaagaaagccgtgacactttttctgccTTACCTctttagtttcagaaaataacatccacatCCAGATCCCAACACATCACTTTgtcgatgtctccttgtgagctTTAAGTGGCCTCCGATGAGCACTCCGATGAGGAGAggtcaggcagtctctgaaaaatctctgccatcgccAATATATGAACTCGGTGAATGCCTCACTACTTTGAACCCGGAACATGATGATTTTTTGTGGACATAAGCCTACATTAACGCCTCTTTTAAGAAAATCTACCAACCTTCGATCAAAGTTTTAGTGAATTATATTCTAacgcagtggtgtaactatggggggggggggggaatgaggagGATAGACAACCCCCAAGccctcagagaaatagaaaaaatttaaactattgccTACTTTTGGTATTCAGTAACTGCATCagctcaaagttaaatttaaaatgcaaaaacgatgcaaaatgtatttccaggcatgtcatttttcaaaagttttcccggacCCCTTGGGCAGCGTATGATCCACGGGGCGGAGGGGCCACGTAAATGCCTAGGTTATCCTTTCATGACATGATGTGAATCAAATAGCCATACTTGAGACACAAGATATTTCGTCGATATGAACAGCGATAGTATGGCGAGTGTGAAAACTGGATAGATCGCGAAACACAGCCAAGCAAAGGAATATGGATTCACACACTAATGACAAGATAATATCCGCATAGGGTTCACGCGAGGATTGCATTCCTGCTCAGTGCTAGCtgcgttttttttccaaataaaataatctttatgACCTCTTGGTTCTCAGGcattttctaggaattttttcCACGTATGTCAATTTCGAGCTTCTCAAAACTCGTCGGTGTCCATCTGCATCGGCTGTATTCTTCGAATTAGATTGTCTTCAGCGGTTTTCTGTTTAGGGAGTGggcgtgcaaaaatattttaaggataattttaTGGCAGCGGAAAACTTTGATCTAATAATATGaaaagagagataaaataatttcttggATGACTATTTATTGGCTTTAAATTGTTGGACTAAgttaagaattattaaaaaaaatatgattcgaaCACcgaattattcatcaaattattaaaaaggtatatttcttatttataataataacaaattttggatggctattgtaattattatataatctACAATATGTCGGTTGGTAATATTGTGTTTctaaattttaagtacttaatGATAATATGTGCTACCTATCAAGTAAAATACTACGCTAGTAAACGCTATTCAAAACTATAATTTAACCtttatatttccttcattttaggACCATGACATCTCGGTCCTCCCCGCCCCAAACATGGCGCCAAGAACAGCCAAAGGTATGTGAAATATGCTCTTTTTATTGTCCCTATAAACTTTTTGTTTCTTAACCCTTGcacttatttttcacttatttaaaatgagaattttctacttaatcattataattgttgttgaaaaaaataaattcccctaGGCCGTACTATTTTCTGGGCAAAAAGGTGGGAAATTGAAAGGATGAGAGGGGGTGCAAACCTGAGTGTATGTGTGATTGCGAcctttgttccttggagcaaatcctctaggtgcgtgagtgagcttaTGCGATTgattgtttcatagtgtttcagctttatttttgtgtatttaaattGTTGGACCTCTCTGTCATCCTTCTAACTTCCCAGCCCCCCACCTTTTTGCTCAGCAAAGAGTGCGGTCTTggggtatttattttctttcgactgTTAAACGGCCGTAAATTGTTCAATCACCTGTATAATTATTTTGGGTGCTATACATTTTGCCATTTACCATACAGCATAAAATACCACGTAGTTTAAACATATCCTTAATAGAGCTTAAAATGAATGCGTTATTGATATTACATAGAAGCAACATTGCAAGCATACTGGGTTAAACTAGGCAGGATAATGGTATTTTCCCCGCTTTGAAGCCGTGTTGTTATCGATAACAATCGTCAAAACGttacggattttttttatttaggaaactCCTGCCATACACCTGatactatttcctttttaatatcctGACAACAAATGTCGGCCTTCATCTCGTATTTTCGGCTCCACCTCTAAGGGCTTTGCATAGTACACTAAATACTAAGCCGTTTAATGTACTGATTGCACTGGAATGTCGTCAAAGTGAATTTCGTGAAGTACTAAAGAATCGCTATTGTCATGTTTGTGTGCTCATTACCTCATTGGGTTTTTCGAACAAGATGTTGaagtcacaagtccacactgtggcacatgtggcgagggtcgtgcttacttaGTCACTGTCAGGAGTGAAAACCccctattttgtcgctggtcggcgacgacgaatgtcaaagcactgcagaaacaagtgactttgtatgcagtcacgcgcacgggtgcaaagttaaatacaccaaaggatgaagctcgccattaaaaaaatattttacttagccgggattcgaatagTTTTGTaccaaaggcgtacccaggaccataactaggggggcaagccatagtctaggggagggggggggcaagccatagtctagagggcggggggcaaaccaagttgtgacattactttatgagattatttccttgaaaaaatagttttattttagatacatatcttattcaaatacatatcatttttcgtgggtttaatgaAAATGtcttgaatgctttcgtttcaattcagtaggtactgattttccgatttttgcttctagggggggaaaGGGGAGGGAAGACAAACGATGGTAGTAGCAAAATGGACGGTAAAacttttggcaaataaaatttatgactaTTGGCTTAGAGGCGTAACTGCCAGATTACATGACAGGAATTGTGAGAGACAAATTCGATTCTTGAGATGGTTTAACGACTTCCTTTGGAAAGTTTGCTCATAAAaggctttttataatttttagagaCAAGTAAGGTTTACACATTTAATTCTTTCATCgattttgatattaataacagTGATAAATAGTTAAAAACTGCGACAAAACAATGATGAGGCGGAAGCGATTGATTCTTACACCAAATATATACATGGTTATATAATCACTATCAcgtatataatttacgcattgatttaatttttttaggaacgGAAAATCACCATAGCgtccatccattaattacgtgaggcgatttTTACACTCCCTACCATCcccccttggtgagatatcgtgataAGTATTTGGCTCGACCCCCACCCCTTTCCTCTAATGTCACGAGAGATTGTTCTAAAGGCGTATTTTCGGTGTAAATACGGTAATATGTGCTTAATTGAGTTGTGTTTACTAGAATAACAATTTGAGATCAGTTAAAAGTAGTTTCTAAGATAACTGAGATCGCAATtgtacactgtttcttgcggaaaaaaattacgtaatactTGCCCGCACCCCCACTCTCCGGCACGTGAGATTAGTTGAGAATCGGTTAGATCGCCCTAAACgcctcgcgtaattaatggatgcccccataTTGGTTGAGAATAATCAATGAAGCAGTATCAATTTGGCCATACGTGATGGTGCTTCGGTAAATTGCTGTATCTTCTGTTGCATTTAATCTTatacttaaaattcatttcccaGGCCAGAACACCAGGCCACCTCCTCGCTCCAACCCTGGAGATTGCGTCCATGCAGGTAGGATACCTTTTTTCATCTTAATACTCTTATCACCTACCAAAATCAGGTTATAGTTCAACCATTAATTCGAATTTATAGTAATCGAAGTTATCCGAAGAGAAGTCACCATATTTTTTGACAATCAGTCTATTCAGCATTTTCATTATCACATACATTCAAATACCTAAAGCAAATGGGAATATACGGGTAATAGCCACGGTGCTAACTTTACGATATCACCCGCAGATCACACattgtgcgaaaagtccacagagaaaatcattagctttgacaaggattcgaacccggatccaccgATTTCCAatcgagtgctttaaccagttcaGTTACAGAAATACCTGTATTACCCATATCCTGGGGTAACAGCAGTCGTTAATGTCATGTCCTACTAAATGGttgtaaaataagaattatgagGATTTTAGATGACTTAGGCAcgttaaactgaaatatttatgtttattatattaaataattccgCATTTAAGAAATCACAAAAAAGTAAACGGAAATATGGACTTAATATGAagtcaatggttaaaaaaatatctttccatggtaaaataatgctgaaaattttaagggcaCTGCCAATAGGCTTACATAAGTTTATGAGCTTTTAGAACCTTAAGTTAAATTTGAATTCCGAAGCACATGTTACATAAATACCCCTACGGGATAGAAAACAAAGCACCATCGTATTTCGCAATTCTAGCTGCATGTGAAGTCACCGCAATTGCAATCGTCCGCATTTCGTGTAAATATTTGTGTGGTTTGTTATTCATTCATAGTACATTTATTTATTGTAGTTTGTTTATCAGAAATGGCGGAAGAAACTGGCCCTGGAGTTGAGGGTAGCTCTGATGGTTGTGTTTCGTATAAATTGCACACGTTATTCGACGTACAGATTTTCAATACGTTGACGAAAGGAATTAAGATTGCGAACTGTTTAAGGTCGAAAACTGCTGAAAGTATTTCATACGAGGAAGTGAGCAGTGGTGTTCTCGATAAAATCCAAGATCTTGCAGTGTCAGACACGTTAATGTGCTCTTTCTGTTGTGTCAGCTTCGATGACCAAATTCAGCAAAGGCAACATTACAAATTGGACTGGCATCGTTATAATTTGAAGCAGAATCTTGAAGGGAAAAAGCCAGTCTCCGAAGAGAAATTTGATCAGCTTGCAGGTGGGTTAGTTTGTTTGCTTTGCGTCCTATGGCGTAACAACTGGAGCTTGAATTGAATACCGTCACAGCTGGATAAATAGCTCATATTTTTGTGCTACAGTGATAATGTAGAAGCATAAAAGGGCTAGTATGATATGTGTTTTTAATATAAggattgttttgttttttgcttCAGATGATGTATCTAGTATTTCTGGATCAGACACTGAAGAAGAGGACTtgtctgttgaaaatgttgtaccCTTAGTAGATGACTTTTCCATCCAAAAATCTGACAGCTCCACCATACTAAGTGACCTGCACCTTCGTCAGCcaaaacttttctttgaaaacGAGGATGGGAACATCATTTCGCTGTACAAATGCGTCTTGTATGGGAAGAAGGTAAGGAGCAATAAGTACACTTACGCTTTATACGTCATCATGAATtgagtcaattaaaaaaaataccacaataaAATTCTTATCTTCTACATAGGATGTTCCGGAGAAGGAAAAGGATTTAATTTCTCTTGCTCTTGAGTGCCAGGCTAACCCGTTGTGGGCTGTATTCATGTTAGGTGGAGGTCACTTTGCTGCTGCAATATTTGAAGGTATTTGTTTCCCTCGTTGGCATATCAAGCAAGGAATAATGGATCTCATTAATATGGAGACATTTTTCTGTGTGAAGCAGAGAAATTCCATGACAGTGGTGATAGAAGTAAGCTATATTCTCATTTTCTGTTTCTCATCACTGTTTTAAAGATTTGATAACTCTGTGAAACGGACAGCAGTTAATTATAACAATAGTGATAGTATTAATGGTTCTGTGAGTTGATGAGGCTTGAAATAGTACCATAAAAGTAGTGGTTTAAGTAATGAGGACCATATTcatgtttcttgtttttttaaaatagaaCTTAAAGGTAATGCTTTCTAACAAGTCTGTATCACAATTGCATGTGATTCCTTTCATTCTCATAGAATGTGATTAATATCTATTAAAGAAGTTtacaatacataaattaattttgtgaagTACATCAGTGTTTGGTGTaatcatttcaatatttatttttctcataaagGCACACATCTGCTGCATCAAGTTAAATGAATGGTGTTTTTGAAAGAGTTGTTTTGTTTGAATCATTCTAGGGACAGTTCCAGTGGTCCATAAGACTTTCCACTGCTATACAGTGAGGGCTAGCCAGGGTGGAGCCCAAGGGTCAAGGGACTCAAAGAGTGCCACTTCCCACCCTAAGTCAGCTGGTGCCAGCCTTCGGAGATACAATGAGGCCTCTTTGATACAGGTAATCTCATTGGCGGatttataggggggggggggggggggcacgtatcCTCCCCAGGCActtgaaaaatagacaacattACCATTATCActacattcgttttattttgtgcattactcAATCATTTGatgtcatattaataactttcatattaaaataaagagaatatataaaatcatttcaggcttgattgTGTGGAAtattgatatatccatgataaaaacacaaatggtaatttccacactattgaatttaacactcaacgactgaccatggtttcagcacttTGTGTCATTTTACCTTGAAAGTGGCACAAAGtgttgaagccatggtcggtcgttgagtgttaaattcaatagtgtgaaaattaccatttgcatttttatcatgGAAAGAGAATATTCCATGAAGGAATTATTGTATGTTAATCTccaatatgagaagactgtttgcctgtcagacccttgtaccCCACCAGAAAAAAACCCTGCAACCACCTTTGGGTAAACTCAGGGGAAAAGAGTTTGGGCCTTATTGTTAAGTTCTCGCTTGCCTTGGTAAATAATCTTGTGGTTTGCTGGCATATGTATTAGGTGGTCTGCTAAGTTCCTGCTGTTTGTCATTAGATAGGCTCTAGTGGTGATTACAGGTCAATTTTGACTTATCAGAAACATCATGAACCATGCTTAGACATTCGGTAAACAAACTGCTTAAAGGCAATGGTTAGTTTGTTTTGGCATCATATCCTTATTGTTGCATAAAAATTTCTGAGTTAATGCCAAGTAACCCTCATTTGCGGTAAGAGTTGATTTGCTTCTTTCATTGGAAGTAAACGGTGATTAAAGTGTAGCTAGAGCTCCATAAAGTTTTCGGGGGTGCTGCTATAAGTTAAATAACATGACGTGATTGGTTTTGTCacttcaaagacggtcatttcCGTCCACATGAAGGAAGACCAAACACCTTCAAAGACACTGAAATGGAGGCATTGCTCGATGAAGATCcatgccaaactcaagaagagcttgcttcaGTATTAGGACTTACCCACCTAGCCATTTCCAAGTGGTTTCATGCGTTAGGAATGATTCAAAAGCAAGGAAATTGGGTTTCTTGTGATTTTAAGGCCAAGGGGCATTGAGCGTTGTTTTGTCTCCTGTGAACAAGAGCTCCAGTGGCAGAAGGGTTGTCTTCATCGCATCGTGACTAGTTATAAAAAATGGATGTATTACAGAAACTCCTAGAGAAGGAAGTCTTCGGGACTGCTTGATCATAGGCTCAGCTGATATTCACGCTGTGAAAGTTATGTATTTAGTGGGGCCAGGTCAGTGTTATTTATTATCGACGGTCAAAACCAAACAAAACCATTACTGGGGAATGGTATGGACTTCAATTGATGTAATTGAGCTGAGTACTGCGCAAAAAACGGCCAAAATACAAGCAGAGGCAGGACAAAGTGATTGTACAGCATGAAACACTCGACCTCATGTTGCCAAACTCAATAAAACCTACCTGGAAACACTGAAATGGGAAGTCCTAACCTAACTGCTATATTCCTCAGATATTGCACCGCCCGATTATCATTTGTTCCGTTCGATGGCCCAAGGACAGGCTGAGCAGCAGTTTCACCCACATTAAGACCTCAAAAAATGGCTTAATACATGGATAGCCTCATAAGATGAACACCTTTTCCCGTAATGGCATCCAAGCTTTGCCAGAAAGATGggaaaaagttgtagctagcgaaATACTAGAAAATACTTCGAAAGATTCATTTGTAAGAATATTCTTACAATTAAGTTGAGCTTACGTTAAtaaaaacagcgagaacttagttgcgcacctaatacctGATGTTCTTGTCTTAGGTTTTTCAACTAGGTGAGGTGCTACATTATTGTCAACATTTACAGATTGGATAAGATTGGTTTATTCTTTCTCTGTCACTCGGTGATGTAACACTAAGATTGATTAGTATTGGAGGCCTTTGGGAACAGCTGGGTATTGCATTTGGTCGAGCGAACTTTC
This genomic interval from Ischnura elegans chromosome 5, ioIscEleg1.1, whole genome shotgun sequence contains the following:
- the LOC124159798 gene encoding uncharacterized protein LOC124159798, producing MGQCLCRKRKRQGDCQDAYPPGRSEEASRDDVPPSAEVEAREIPPPPNPPMEGEGDEEIIPGWLFERHHIGAGDAGPVMGQDPPRHMPRAFQGVEGIGYLNFHLRITAEEVEGQWVIRRVEVVAPLDVLVVYPGHPAFAVEVRFPPAGPHGDGPA